The following DNA comes from Papaver somniferum cultivar HN1 unplaced genomic scaffold, ASM357369v1 unplaced-scaffold_99, whole genome shotgun sequence.
AGATATATGTTGCCAAGCAGCATCTGGTATAGGCAATGGTTGTAAGAGGCCAGCAGGAGCAGTGTGTTCATGATTGTTACATTGACAGACATCACAAGTAGCTACAATTGCAAAATGTCTTGTTTCATCTTGGGCCAGAAAAAATATTGGCTCTATTATAAGTACCTGACATGCCTGAGTGACCACCAACATCTAAAGCATGCACTGATTGCATGATAGATGTTCTAATATTATTGCTAGTACCCACATAGAGTCTAGTTTTGTACCTGAGAATGCCTCCTTGCAATGAGAATAACTGATGTGAAGGATTGATGTGTAACTGAGCCAAAAGTTGCTGCACCACTGGGTCATTTGTATAGCTGCTAATGATGTCTTGAGCCCATTGGGGACGAGTCAAGGAAATTGTTGAACattcagaagtttggggaagCCTGGACAAAGCATCAGCCACTAGATTATCTTGACCTTTTTTATATTTGATCACATAGTCTAGGCCCAATAGTTTCATTAGCCACTTTTGTTGTAGAACTGAAGCCATTCTTTACTCCATAAAAAATTTCAAACTTTGGTGATTTGTATTGATGATGAACAGAGAGTGGCAAAGATAATGTCTCCATTTTTGCACTGCCATTACTATTGCCAAGAGTTCTTTCTCATAAGTGGATAGAGCTAGGGCCTTGGGGCCAAGAGGCTTACTGAAAAAGGCAATGGATCTACCAGATTGCATCAACACAGCACCCACACCCCTGGAGCATGCATCAGTTTCTAAGACAAATGAGGAGGAAAAATCTGGCAAGGCCAACACTGGATCAGTTGTTATAGCTTGTTTAAGTGTTGTGAAAGCTTGTAGTGTTGTAGGAGACCAAAAAAAGGAGTCCTTCTTGAGCATGTCATTAAGTGGCCTGCTAATGGTGCCATACCCTTTGATAAATCTCCTATAATAACCAGTGAGGCCAAGAAATCCTCTTAGTTGCTTTAAGTTTTTTGGTTGTGGCTAGTCCGCATTGCAGCTAGTTTGTCAAGATCAGCAACAATTCCATCTGCAAAAATGAGGTGAGCCAAATATGCCAATTGAGGTTGAGAAAAACAACACTTCTTGAAATTGGCTGAGAGGCAGTGTTGTCTCAGTAAAGACATGACTTCATAAAGATGCTCCAAGTGGTCCTCTAATGACTTGCTGTagatgagaatatcatcaaaaaaaaactaGAGCAAACTTCCTTAGAAAGGGTTGGAACACCTTGTTCTTAGGGCTTAAAATGTGGCAGGGGCATTGGTGAGACCAAATGGCATCACCTTGAACTCAAAATGCCCATGGTGGGTTCTGAATGCAGTTTTGTAAATATCTTGAATGTGCATCCTAAACTGGTGGTAACCAGATCTCAGGTCCAATTTAATGAATATGTTAGCCTCATTGAGTTCATCTAGTAACTCCTCAATTAGTGGAATTAGAAACTTTTCCTTAATGGTCATGTCATTAAGTTTCCTATAGTCCACACCAAAGTAGTTGAAATCGTTCCTCGGTCCTACTCGGTTGGGGAACTTGGATCGAGGAGCAATAAGTTCGGACTTGGAAATCTCCAAAACTCGGTCTAATACTCGGAATCTATATATTAGATATTTTATATTTTGCTGCTCATAAGTCATGATTTGCacctaattaaaatcaaaatcttaACATTATCATGTAATAAAGTGTGTAATATTGTTATATTGAACGTATTTATTATGTATTTAGAGGTTTTTGTATTTGTTAACTCCCATTTGAGGGTTTACAAaagaattattttctaattttagtGTATGCAAGGCCAACTCGGAAAAATTGTTAACTCGTTTTACTCAAAAATCGGTCCAAATCGGCAAAATCGTCCGTCTTAATCGCTAAAGATAAAAAATGTCTTGGAATCGGAAATCTCCTCGGTCATATAGACTGTAGAGATTACTCGGCGAGTAATCGGCCTTGGAGAGCGATTTTGACTACTCTGGTCCACAGAGAATCTCTATTAGCCATCTTTCTTTTTAACCAATAATATTGGAGCATCAAAAGGACTGTAACTAACCTGTATAAGCCCAGTATCCAACATTTCTTGAACCAGCTGCTCTATTACTGCTTTTTGTATGTAGGGGCATCTATAAGATCTTTGAGAAATAGGTGGAGAAGATGGTTTTAAAGGAATTTTGTGATCTAACTCTCTTGGTGGAGGGAGAGTAGATGGCTCAGCAAACACATATGCATATTCTTGAAGTAAAGAAGTAATTTCTGGAGGTGTATGAGTGAGATGGGTAgcagaaatggagaaaaactgacCAACGAGGGAGGGAGTGTTGTTCttaatgaatttgaagaaatattcACCACTAAGAAAACTGCAAGAAGGATTGAGTGAGTGCCCTTGTAATGTAATGAGCTTCCCATGATGGTGAAATGAAACTTTGAGTTCATCCAGATTGAACATGACATCTCCTAACTTTTTTAACCAATCAACACCTAACACCATATCATTCCCACCTAATGGAAGTACTCTCAGATTTGCAGAAAAGTGATACCCTTGCATAGACCACTGTAAATCTTCACAAACACCTTCACTGACAGTTTTGTCACCATTTGCCACTGTTACTAGCATTTTACCAGTTGGAACCAAGTGAATCTGTAATTTTTTGGCTAGTTTTGCATCTAAAAAACTATGAGTACTCCCTGTATCTATCAAGATAAAAATATCATGTTTATTGAGTTTACCAGGGACTCTAATAGTACTCTGATTCATCAAACCAGTCAAGGCATGGAGAAAAATTTCCATAGTAGTGTCTCCTGAAGTTGTAGGAGAAGCCGCTTCTTCTTCTGAGTCATCAATAGGTGGAGAGGAGTTGTCCTCATCAGAGGCAACTAACATGAATAGTTGTTGAGTTTTACAACGATGACCCGGCTTGTAAAAAACATCACAGTTATAACATAAGCCTTTGTCACGTCTTGCTTGAATTTGAGCAGGTATAAGATGTTTTATTGGAGGTAATGATGGTTCAAGCTTGGTTGGGTTAAGATGGTGTGTAATGATTGGTTTATCAAATGAAAAAGATGGTTTATGAAGATTGGTGAGTGGTGTTAGTGAGGGTTTGTAGCTAGATGATGGTGAAAAAGAGCTCGATGATGGTGTAAAGGGTCGATGAAATGGTTTAGATCTTTTCAGATGAGAATCAACTGAAGATTGTTGTAAACGAGCTAAATATAAAGCCTCCGAATCAGAATTGGGTTTGAACATCTGAACAGGGTTACTAATTTCGTCTTTTAATCCACTAATAAAACTCATAGTGAAATAATCCTCACATAAGCTTGGATTCTTATTTTTCATAATAGCCTTCAAAGACTCATATCTCTCAAAGTATTCTTCTACTGTAGTGGTCTGAGACAATTTATTGAACCTACCAACATAGTTATCATAAGCAACATCTtcaaatcgaaaacaaagatcaGAAGAAAACATACCCCAATCTATAAATAGTTTACCCTCTTGATAATCCAAAAACcaggcatcatccttatcatcCATATGAATCGAAGCTAATCTACCCTTTTAGAAGGATCAATATTATTCAAATAAAATAATAGTTCACATTTACGAAGCCAAGCTCTAGGATTAGAACCATCAAATCTGGGAAAGTCAATTTTAGGTTGACGAAGAAAATTAACTGAAGGAAGTATCATACCAGAAGAAAACTCAGATTCCGTTTGTTGATGAACATCGTTAGTTTCAGCAGAAGCACCTGGATCTGGAGGTATTGAAATACGAAGGTGTCTACAAATCGTAGTAAACTGAGAACTCAAGTGTTCTTCTATTGAAGTGATCTTGATCTTGATGTCTGAGACATCTTTTTCGAAGACTGATAAACGTTCTCCATCAAGTTTTTGTTGATGAGCAACGTCCTTTACTGTAGGTGCTTTCTCACCTCCTGTCATGAATCAAACACAGGATCGACGAAGTTAATACCAAATGTTATGAATCAACAAGGATATTACAAATCACACTAAATAGTAACCTACTCTTCCAAGAGGAATGAGCTTGAATTTGATTAATTTTCTCTTCTTACCAGATACAACAAATCATTGGGGAATAAATACAACATTTACCCCTACTTCCCTCATCGCTCAATCTCAGTCGTTAACTTGGATCTCACCTATTAATCTTGTGACTCACAACAGACTAAAAATGACCACGGAAATTAAGAAATGTATGCACTAATCCCACCGACGGGTTAACACAGTTTCGACCATTAGTTTTA
Coding sequences within:
- the LOC113346219 gene encoding uncharacterized protein LOC113346219: MTGGEKAPTVKDVAHQQKLDGERLSVFEKDVSDIKIKITSIEEHLSSQFTTICRHLRISIPPDPGASAETNDVHQQTESEFSSGMILPSGRLASIHMDDKDDAWFLDYQEGKLFIDWGMFSSDLCFRFEDVAYDNYVGRFNKLSQTTTVEEYFERYESLKAIMKNKNPSLCEDYFTMSFISGLKDEISNPVQMFKPNSDSEALYLARLQQSSVDSHLKRSKPFHRPFTPSSSSFSPSSSYKPSLTPLTNLHKPSFSFDKPIITHHLNPTKLEPSLPPIKHLIPAQIQARRDKGLCYNCDVFYKPGHRCKTQQLFMLVASDEDNSSPPIDDSEEEAASPTTSGDTTMEIFLHALTGLMNQSTIRVPGKLNKHDIFILIDTGSTHSFLDAKLAKKLQIHLVPTGKMLVTVANGDKTVSEGVCEDLQWSMQGYHFSANLRVLPLGGNDMVLGVDWLKKLGDVMFNLDELKVSFHHHGKLITLQGHSLNPSCSFLSGEYFFKFIKNNTPSLVGQFFSISATHLTHTPPEITSLLQEYAYVFAEPSTLPPPRELDHKIPLKPSSPPISQRSYRCPYIQKAVIEQLVQEMLDTGLIQVQIMTYEQQNIKYLIYRFRVLDRVLEISKSELIAPRSKFPNRVGPRNDFNYFGVDYRKLNDMTIKEKFLIPLIEELLDELNEANIFIKLDLRSGYHQFRMHIQDIYKTAFRTHHGHFEFKVMPFGLTNAPATF